A part of Saliniradius amylolyticus genomic DNA contains:
- the dapE gene encoding succinyl-diaminopimelate desuccinylase, giving the protein MQNDVLALAKALINRDSVTPDDAGCQPMMAEFLKPLGFNIETLPFEDTLNMWARKGHQGPVFCFAGHTDVVPPGPLEKWISPPFKATEKDGLLYGRGAADMKGSLAAMLVATHNFVQKHPDHKGSIAFLITSDEEGPFINGTTRVVDTLEARNEKMDWCLVGEPSSTDKLGDVVKNGRRGSLTGFLTVKGVQGHVAYPHLAENPVHTSAAALDELARTHWDEGNEFFPPTSFQISNINGGTGAGNVIPGELEVQFNFRFSTEVTAEQLKQRVMGILDTHQLNYDLDWLLNGQPFLTAEGELVSATRAAITETCGYDTELSTAGGTSDGRFIAPTGAQVVELGPVNASIHKINEHVRIEDLRLLAKAYESILEKLLT; this is encoded by the coding sequence ATGCAAAATGACGTACTGGCGCTCGCCAAGGCGCTGATCAATCGCGATTCCGTGACGCCCGATGACGCTGGCTGTCAGCCGATGATGGCGGAATTTTTGAAGCCGCTGGGCTTTAACATTGAGACGCTGCCCTTTGAAGACACGTTAAACATGTGGGCCCGTAAAGGCCACCAGGGGCCGGTGTTTTGCTTTGCCGGTCATACCGATGTGGTGCCCCCGGGACCATTGGAGAAGTGGATTAGCCCTCCGTTTAAGGCCACCGAAAAAGACGGCCTGCTGTATGGGCGTGGTGCAGCAGATATGAAAGGCAGCCTGGCTGCCATGTTGGTAGCCACCCATAACTTTGTGCAAAAACACCCGGATCACAAAGGCTCCATCGCTTTTTTAATTACCAGCGATGAAGAAGGCCCCTTTATCAACGGCACCACGCGCGTGGTCGATACCTTAGAAGCCAGAAACGAAAAGATGGACTGGTGTCTGGTGGGAGAGCCGTCCAGTACCGATAAGCTGGGTGATGTGGTGAAAAATGGCCGACGCGGCTCACTGACCGGCTTTTTAACCGTCAAAGGCGTTCAGGGCCATGTAGCCTACCCTCACCTGGCCGAAAATCCGGTACACACCAGCGCCGCTGCTCTGGATGAGTTAGCCCGAACCCATTGGGACGAAGGCAATGAATTCTTCCCGCCCACCAGTTTCCAGATTTCTAATATTAACGGTGGCACCGGAGCGGGCAACGTGATCCCGGGTGAGTTGGAAGTACAGTTTAACTTCCGTTTTTCTACCGAGGTCACCGCCGAGCAATTAAAGCAGCGCGTGATGGGCATTCTGGATACGCATCAACTGAACTATGATCTGGATTGGCTATTAAACGGTCAGCCGTTTTTAACCGCCGAGGGTGAGCTGGTCAGTGCTACTAGGGCAGCCATCACTGAAACCTGTGGCTACGACACCGAGCTATCCACCGCTGGCGGCACTTCAGACGGTCGCTTTATCGCCCCTACCGGTGCTCAGGTGGTAGAGCTTGGTCCGGTCAATGCCAGCATCCATAAAATCAATGAGCATGTACGGATTGAGGATCTGCGCCTGCTGGCAAAGGCTTATGAATCTATTCTGGAGAAGCTGCTGACCTAG
- a CDS encoding DUF2897 family protein: MELHWLWITLLVIGFIVSNLMLLKYTAKFKMTPKKDPFESTKGSHKDETAAKDQDSR, translated from the coding sequence ATGGAGCTACACTGGCTTTGGATCACCCTGCTGGTGATCGGCTTTATCGTCAGCAACCTGATGCTGCTGAAATACACCGCTAAATTTAAGATGACGCCCAAAAAAGACCCTTTTGAATCCACAAAAGGATCTCACAAGGACGAGACGGCAGCGAAAGATCAGGACTCTCGATAG
- a CDS encoding HIT domain-containing protein, protein MFQLHPQLSRDCFAVTSMPLSDLLLMNDAQFPWLILVPRVEEAREIIDLSFSEQQTLWRESAWVSEILRDDFKAHKLNVAALGNHVPQLHLHHIARQTTDAAWPDPVWGRVQPLAYTKAQAQQRVDFVAQAINEKIRSL, encoded by the coding sequence ATGTTTCAATTGCATCCACAACTCAGTCGGGACTGTTTTGCGGTCACTTCTATGCCGTTAAGCGATTTGTTATTGATGAATGATGCTCAGTTCCCCTGGTTGATTCTGGTACCCCGAGTGGAAGAGGCTCGGGAGATTATCGACCTTAGCTTTTCTGAGCAGCAAACCCTGTGGCGGGAATCCGCCTGGGTCAGCGAGATCCTAAGAGATGACTTTAAGGCCCATAAACTAAACGTGGCGGCGCTGGGGAACCATGTGCCTCAGCTGCACCTGCATCATATAGCCCGACAGACAACGGATGCGGCCTGGCCTGATCCGGTATGGGGCAGGGTGCAACCGCTGGCCTATACTAAGGCGCAGGCACAGCAACGGGTTGATTTTGTGGCGCAGGCCATTAACGAGAAGATAAGGAGTTTATAG
- a CDS encoding substrate-binding periplasmic protein: MNFWELTWQSMRNALAVFPYRRAGFILLAPFFSFPLAASGLILPAVTVVTELSPPAQTIVSNEVDGVFTRRVRQVLQDAGIESQFYIYPWARALNRAKTHPNTLIYGIAKTPQRQSDFVWLGEIGTYQLGLVHLSQRPVGINALADLQRFSIAVQREDIAYQYLSELGLDKQLMVTADIQASWRLLLNGKVDLVVDDPNAMHALREEFGLPPEAVTYAFPLEALFTTTYLAAHPNTHPEVIQRVRQALADLNRRQPFKWSSAPR, encoded by the coding sequence TTGAACTTCTGGGAGCTAACCTGGCAGTCCATGCGCAACGCGCTGGCAGTATTCCCATACAGACGCGCTGGATTTATCCTGCTCGCGCCGTTTTTCAGCTTCCCCTTAGCGGCTTCAGGACTCATTTTACCTGCTGTTACCGTCGTTACCGAACTGTCGCCGCCCGCTCAGACCATCGTCAGTAATGAAGTCGACGGCGTTTTTACCCGCCGGGTACGTCAGGTACTTCAAGACGCGGGAATAGAAAGCCAGTTTTATATTTATCCCTGGGCTCGGGCGCTGAACAGAGCCAAAACTCATCCCAACACGCTGATTTACGGTATTGCCAAGACCCCGCAGCGCCAGTCAGATTTTGTCTGGTTGGGTGAAATCGGCACCTACCAGTTGGGCCTCGTACACCTGAGCCAACGACCCGTAGGAATTAACGCCCTAGCCGATCTTCAGCGCTTCAGCATTGCTGTGCAGCGCGAAGACATTGCCTATCAATACCTGAGCGAACTGGGACTGGATAAACAGTTAATGGTTACCGCGGATATTCAGGCATCCTGGCGGTTGCTGCTCAATGGTAAGGTGGATCTGGTGGTGGATGACCCCAATGCGATGCACGCTCTGCGCGAGGAGTTTGGTTTACCCCCCGAAGCGGTGACCTATGCATTTCCCTTAGAAGCCCTCTTTACCACCACCTATCTGGCCGCTCACCCCAACACGCACCCGGAGGTTATCCAAAGGGTGCGTCAGGCGCTGGCCGATCTTAATCGTCGCCAGCCATTTAAATGGTCGTCGGCACCACGGTAA
- the astE gene encoding succinylglutamate desuccinylase, with product MNQLQQRLTEQGDFLHLSRTQPELLDTPIDLTLANGTGVRVTAPGIIQFSAAKHQGKDIVLSCGVHGNETAPIEICDDLVRALLTGELETCQRVLVLFGNLPAMDIGERFVEENMNRLFSGAHSDTPGLVNDERRRAKQLEQSIADFYAQGNEQGQNYRCHYDLHTAIRASKNEKFAVYPYRHGKPWKTEQLQFLLACGVNTILLSNGPTTTFSYYSSNEFDADAFTVELGKVRPFGQNDMTRFEKARQTLTALVSQAELSFPAYNPDDFHIYEVNQVINRTKEDFRLNFADDTPNFTDYPKGTVLAEEPGATYVAEQDGEAIVFPNAKVALGQRALLTVVPTTI from the coding sequence ATGAACCAATTACAACAACGTCTGACCGAACAAGGCGACTTTCTGCATCTCAGTCGCACCCAACCCGAACTGCTTGATACTCCGATTGATCTTACCCTCGCCAATGGCACCGGGGTTAGGGTGACCGCGCCGGGGATCATTCAGTTTTCAGCCGCTAAGCATCAGGGAAAAGATATTGTGCTGTCCTGTGGCGTGCACGGTAACGAAACCGCTCCCATCGAGATTTGTGATGATCTGGTCAGGGCGCTTCTGACTGGTGAACTTGAGACCTGCCAGCGGGTGCTGGTGTTATTCGGTAATTTACCCGCCATGGACATTGGTGAGCGCTTCGTGGAGGAAAACATGAATCGCCTGTTCAGCGGCGCGCATTCTGACACGCCGGGACTGGTCAATGACGAACGTCGCCGCGCTAAGCAGCTGGAGCAATCCATCGCCGACTTTTACGCACAGGGCAATGAGCAGGGGCAGAACTATCGCTGCCACTACGATCTGCATACCGCGATTCGAGCCTCCAAGAACGAGAAGTTTGCCGTTTATCCCTATCGTCATGGCAAGCCGTGGAAGACCGAACAGTTACAGTTTTTACTGGCGTGCGGAGTGAATACCATTTTGCTGTCCAATGGTCCTACGACCACCTTTAGCTATTACTCATCCAATGAGTTTGATGCCGATGCCTTTACCGTCGAACTGGGTAAGGTGCGCCCCTTTGGGCAGAATGATATGACCCGCTTCGAGAAGGCCCGTCAGACCCTCACGGCGCTGGTGAGTCAGGCGGAACTGTCGTTCCCGGCCTATAACCCGGATGACTTCCATATCTATGAAGTCAATCAGGTGATCAACCGCACGAAAGAGGATTTTCGCCTGAATTTTGCCGACGATACACCAAATTTCACCGATTATCCTAAGGGTACGGTGCTGGCGGAAGAGCCGGGTGCCACCTATGTGGCCGAGCAGGATGGTGAGGCTATCGTATTCCCCAATGCCAAGGTGGCACTCGGGCAGCGAGCGCTGCTTACCGTGGTGCCGACGACCATTTAA
- a CDS encoding putative bifunctional diguanylate cyclase/phosphodiesterase, which produces MNFIYRSLSTIPNRYAFLDRIDKLVAENEQVSLLLIDVVRFSDVSSSYGYEVGDAILAQVAFRIKNLFGEKALIGRISGDIFGLVLPGTHSDLQLQKFYAHLTDHFKTPITFNEQAFVADFNVGAVANNQGNRDITKLFSGAESALKQAKADKYKNFHVVRIHEQPNSGRALALKADLKRAINNDELELYFQPKVRLSDLTITGAECLLRWNHPLDGVIVPGVFIEAAESYNMMNELGYWVLEAGFRSAFEFEMARQQVQVSINISPTQLYDSRLLSKINDLATYYGIELSNIELELTEDVALSSSLMVKKQLSQLKATGMTIAVDDFGKGYSNLGYIRDIALDTIKIDKSFVMGLDTNPVNKAIIEATQVIANAKNCSVIAEGIETMEHLHVLREMGVQTGQGFLFSKAVTIADFLELTQSDLIVGDSLAYRNRVG; this is translated from the coding sequence GTGAATTTCATTTATCGATCATTGTCGACCATCCCCAACCGCTATGCGTTTTTAGATCGCATTGATAAGTTGGTGGCGGAGAATGAGCAGGTATCCTTGCTGCTGATCGATGTAGTGCGTTTTTCCGATGTCAGCTCCAGCTATGGTTATGAGGTGGGGGACGCCATTCTGGCTCAGGTGGCCTTTCGGATTAAAAACCTGTTTGGTGAGAAAGCCTTAATAGGGCGAATAAGTGGCGATATCTTCGGGCTGGTCTTGCCCGGGACCCACTCAGACCTGCAACTGCAAAAATTCTACGCCCATCTCACCGACCACTTCAAAACCCCCATCACCTTTAACGAACAAGCCTTTGTGGCCGACTTTAATGTGGGTGCGGTGGCCAATAATCAGGGCAACCGTGACATCACTAAGCTGTTTTCCGGTGCCGAGTCGGCGCTGAAACAGGCCAAGGCCGATAAGTACAAAAACTTCCATGTGGTGCGCATCCACGAACAGCCTAATTCTGGTCGGGCACTGGCGCTCAAAGCGGATCTTAAACGTGCCATTAATAACGATGAGTTGGAGTTGTACTTTCAGCCTAAGGTGCGGCTGTCGGATTTGACCATCACAGGGGCGGAGTGTTTGCTGCGCTGGAACCACCCATTGGACGGCGTTATCGTGCCCGGCGTGTTTATCGAGGCGGCCGAGTCCTACAACATGATGAACGAGTTGGGCTACTGGGTGCTGGAAGCGGGCTTCCGTAGCGCCTTCGAGTTTGAAATGGCACGCCAGCAGGTTCAGGTGTCGATTAATATCTCTCCCACCCAGCTATACGACTCGCGCTTGCTGAGTAAAATTAACGACCTGGCCACCTATTACGGGATCGAGCTGAGCAATATTGAGCTGGAACTCACCGAGGATGTGGCCCTGTCCAGTTCATTGATGGTGAAAAAGCAGCTGTCACAGCTCAAAGCCACCGGCATGACCATTGCTGTGGATGACTTTGGTAAAGGCTATTCCAATCTGGGTTATATCCGCGACATTGCTCTGGATACCATCAAGATTGATAAGAGCTTTGTCATGGGGCTGGATACTAATCCGGTCAATAAAGCCATCATCGAAGCCACCCAGGTGATTGCCAACGCCAAGAATTGCAGTGTCATCGCCGAGGGCATTGAGACGATGGAACATCTGCATGTGCTCAGAGAAATGGGCGTGCAGACCGGGCAGGGATTTTTGTTCTCAAAAGCTGTTACAATAGCGGACTTTCTGGAACTGACTCAGTCGGACTTAATTGTCGGTGACTCGCTAGCTTACCGTAATCGTGTAGGTTAG
- a CDS encoding glycogen/starch/alpha-glucan phosphorylase, with translation MTHSNNNAVKDQALQKLSKDDIKDAIVRHLHRTLGTDENKANDHAWWKAACSAVQEQVFERLRKTQKSHYLNDTRAVHYFSAEFLMGRLMSNNLHNLGLFEKTEQALMELGINLTDVMEQEPDMALGNGGLGRLAACFIDSLATLDYPAIGYGLHYEHGLFRQEIQEGAQIERPDSWRDYGNPWEICRPESIQEIPLYGYVETKYGEQGAIQKEWHPGSIVKGVPWDIPVVGYGGNTVNVLRLWESQASDYFNWDVFNAGGYVDAQRENVQAETISKVLYPNDETEAGKELRLIQQYFFCACSLKDIIRRYKRAHGDDWSRFAEQVVIQLNDTHPAIAIPELMRILVDRAEMDWDKAWEICTNTFAYTNHTLLPEALEKWPARMLEHVLPRHLEIIYEINHRFMRLVDQHWPGDDAMKRKLSVIEEGGEKMVRMGHLSVISSFAVNGVAAIHSKLVKQNLFPEFDQMWPGKLTNVTNGITPRRWLKACNPKLSGLIDDKIGSDWPLQLDKLSALDKFADDAKFQKQFMQIKHENKVALAEEVKALTGVELDPKMIFDIQIKRLHEYKRQHLNLLHIMALYRRLLENPDYDMHPRAFIFGAKAAPGYKLAKDIILAINKVAERINNDPRVNHKLKVVFLPNYRVSLAEKMIPAADVSEQISTAGKEASGTGNMKLALNGALTVGTLDGANIEIAEEVGEDNVFIFGLTVEEVEALRTKGYNPKDFYYNNAEIKAVLDWLETDYFTPGKPGQLVSIKHSLLEGGDPFLVLADFEAYSEAHKQVDKAYRDSKGWARKAILNTAYMGKFTSDRSIQDYVSKIWKLTPCDVEK, from the coding sequence ATGACCCACTCAAACAACAATGCAGTGAAGGACCAAGCACTGCAGAAACTCAGCAAGGACGACATTAAAGACGCCATCGTGCGCCATTTGCACCGCACTCTGGGCACCGATGAAAACAAAGCCAACGATCATGCCTGGTGGAAGGCGGCCTGTTCGGCGGTGCAGGAGCAGGTGTTTGAGCGTCTGCGTAAGACTCAGAAGAGTCACTACCTGAACGACACCCGCGCGGTGCATTATTTCTCAGCCGAGTTTTTGATGGGCCGGTTGATGTCCAACAACCTGCATAACCTGGGGCTGTTTGAAAAAACCGAACAGGCGCTGATGGAGCTTGGCATCAACCTGACCGATGTGATGGAGCAGGAGCCGGATATGGCGCTGGGCAACGGCGGTCTGGGCCGGTTGGCGGCTTGCTTTATCGACTCGCTGGCGACACTGGACTATCCGGCCATCGGTTACGGCCTGCACTATGAGCACGGCCTGTTCCGTCAGGAAATTCAGGAAGGCGCCCAGATTGAGCGCCCGGACAGCTGGCGCGACTACGGCAACCCGTGGGAGATTTGCCGTCCCGAGTCGATTCAGGAAATTCCGTTGTACGGCTATGTGGAAACCAAATACGGCGAGCAGGGCGCGATTCAAAAAGAATGGCACCCGGGCTCCATTGTTAAGGGCGTGCCATGGGATATTCCGGTGGTGGGCTATGGCGGTAATACGGTCAACGTATTGCGCCTGTGGGAAAGCCAGGCGTCGGACTACTTTAACTGGGACGTGTTTAACGCCGGTGGTTATGTGGACGCCCAGCGCGAAAATGTGCAGGCGGAAACCATCTCCAAGGTCCTTTACCCCAATGACGAAACCGAAGCGGGTAAAGAACTGCGACTGATCCAACAATACTTCTTCTGCGCCTGCTCGCTGAAAGACATTATCCGCCGTTACAAGCGGGCCCACGGCGACGACTGGAGCCGCTTTGCCGAGCAGGTGGTGATCCAGCTTAACGATACCCACCCGGCTATTGCCATCCCCGAGCTGATGCGCATCCTGGTAGACCGGGCCGAAATGGACTGGGACAAGGCCTGGGAAATCTGTACCAACACCTTTGCTTACACCAACCATACCCTGTTGCCAGAGGCGCTGGAGAAATGGCCGGCCCGAATGCTGGAGCATGTGCTGCCGCGTCACCTGGAGATCATCTACGAGATCAACCACCGCTTTATGCGGCTGGTCGATCAGCACTGGCCGGGCGACGATGCCATGAAGCGCAAGCTGTCTGTGATCGAAGAGGGCGGTGAGAAGATGGTACGCATGGGCCATTTGTCGGTGATCAGCTCTTTTGCGGTCAATGGTGTGGCGGCGATTCACTCCAAGCTGGTGAAACAAAATCTGTTCCCCGAGTTCGACCAGATGTGGCCAGGTAAGCTGACCAATGTGACCAACGGCATTACGCCCCGTCGCTGGCTGAAAGCCTGTAATCCGAAGCTGTCGGGCCTGATCGACGACAAGATTGGTAGTGACTGGCCGCTGCAACTGGACAAGCTGAGTGCGCTGGATAAGTTCGCCGACGATGCCAAGTTCCAGAAGCAGTTTATGCAGATAAAGCATGAGAACAAAGTGGCGCTGGCCGAGGAAGTGAAGGCGCTGACCGGCGTAGAGCTGGATCCAAAGATGATCTTCGATATTCAGATCAAACGTCTGCACGAGTATAAGCGTCAGCACCTGAATCTGCTGCACATCATGGCGTTGTATCGCCGCTTGCTGGAAAACCCCGATTACGACATGCATCCGCGGGCCTTTATCTTTGGTGCTAAAGCAGCGCCGGGGTATAAGCTGGCCAAGGACATTATCCTGGCTATCAATAAGGTGGCCGAGCGCATCAATAACGATCCGCGGGTTAACCATAAGCTGAAGGTGGTGTTTCTGCCCAACTACCGGGTCTCTCTGGCCGAGAAGATGATTCCGGCGGCGGATGTCTCCGAGCAGATCTCTACCGCCGGTAAGGAAGCTTCCGGTACCGGCAACATGAAGCTGGCCTTAAACGGTGCGCTGACCGTAGGCACCTTAGATGGCGCCAATATCGAGATTGCTGAGGAAGTGGGCGAGGACAATGTGTTTATCTTCGGCCTGACCGTAGAAGAAGTGGAAGCGCTGCGCACCAAGGGCTATAACCCCAAAGATTTCTACTACAACAACGCAGAAATCAAGGCGGTGCTGGACTGGCTGGAGACCGACTACTTTACGCCGGGTAAACCCGGGCAGCTGGTGTCCATTAAACACAGCCTGCTGGAAGGCGGCGACCCCTTCCTGGTACTGGCGGACTTTGAGGCATACTCAGAGGCCCACAAGCAGGTGGATAAGGCGTATCGTGACAGCAAAGGCTGGGCGCGCAAAGCCATATTGAATACCGCCTACATGGGCAAGTTTACCTCGGACCGTTCGATTCAGGATTATGTCAGTAAGATCTGGAAGCTGACCCCCTGCGACGTGGAAAAATAG
- the pgm gene encoding phosphoglucomutase (alpha-D-glucose-1,6-bisphosphate-dependent) has translation MALHPQAGKTPTDDQLTNIPRLVAEYYSKTPDTDNPEQLVSFGTSGHRGSSVLASFTDAHIAAICQALAEYRQQHGIEGPLFVGMDTHALSEAAFITAIEVLSANGVALVIEKDRGYTPTPVISHAILTHNREQALKADGIVITPSHNPPQDGGFKYNPPHGGPADKQVTDQIQNRANELLRAELKGVQRQPFATAMDSGRVSEKDFAEDYVADLANVVDMQVIAKSGLKLAVDPLGGAGLAYWKRIAEHYQLDLTIVNQSVDPSFRFMTCDKDGKIRMDCSSPYAMAGLIELRKDFDLAFGNDPDADRHGIVSRESGLLNPNHYLAVVIDYLYQHRPEWRSDLAIGKTLVSSSMIDRVAEKLQRPLQEMPVGFKWFVQHMQSGAMGFAGEESAGGIFLRRNGEAWATDKDGIILCLLAAEMLAVTGKDPGQHYQRLTKEHGEPAYQRIDVAASGAQKQCLAAMTAEVVTSKELAGEPITRVLTKAPGNDAALGGVKVCTENGWFAARPSGTEAVYKIYAESFKGQTHLEQLLTEAQQLVANVFAEANV, from the coding sequence ATGGCCCTGCATCCGCAAGCGGGTAAGACGCCCACCGACGACCAGTTAACCAATATTCCGCGCCTCGTGGCGGAGTATTACAGCAAAACGCCGGACACCGATAACCCTGAGCAGCTGGTGAGCTTTGGCACCTCGGGACACCGCGGCAGCTCGGTTCTGGCCAGTTTTACCGATGCCCATATTGCCGCCATCTGTCAGGCGCTGGCCGAATATCGCCAGCAGCACGGCATTGAAGGGCCACTGTTTGTGGGCATGGACACCCATGCGCTGTCCGAGGCGGCCTTTATCACCGCCATTGAGGTGCTGTCGGCCAATGGTGTGGCGCTTGTGATCGAAAAAGACCGCGGCTATACACCCACGCCGGTGATCAGTCACGCTATCCTGACCCATAATCGCGAGCAGGCCCTAAAGGCCGATGGCATTGTGATTACCCCATCGCACAATCCGCCACAGGATGGCGGCTTTAAATACAATCCGCCTCATGGCGGCCCGGCGGATAAGCAGGTCACCGATCAGATCCAGAACCGCGCCAACGAATTGCTGCGAGCGGAGCTAAAAGGCGTTCAGCGCCAGCCCTTTGCTACAGCGATGGATAGTGGCCGAGTAAGCGAAAAAGACTTTGCCGAGGATTATGTGGCCGACCTTGCCAATGTGGTGGATATGCAGGTCATTGCCAAATCGGGTCTTAAACTGGCGGTGGACCCGCTGGGCGGCGCCGGGCTGGCTTACTGGAAGCGCATTGCCGAGCATTACCAACTGGATCTGACCATCGTCAATCAGTCGGTGGACCCCAGCTTTCGCTTTATGACCTGTGATAAGGACGGCAAGATCCGCATGGACTGCTCTTCGCCTTATGCCATGGCGGGCCTGATTGAGCTGCGTAAAGACTTCGACCTGGCTTTCGGCAACGACCCGGACGCCGATCGCCACGGCATTGTCAGCCGCGAGTCTGGCCTGTTAAACCCCAATCACTATCTGGCGGTGGTGATCGACTATCTCTACCAGCACCGCCCCGAGTGGCGCAGCGATCTGGCCATCGGTAAGACGCTGGTGTCGTCGAGCATGATCGACCGGGTGGCCGAAAAATTACAGCGGCCCCTGCAGGAAATGCCGGTGGGCTTTAAGTGGTTTGTTCAGCATATGCAAAGCGGCGCCATGGGCTTTGCCGGTGAGGAAAGCGCCGGCGGCATCTTCCTGCGCCGTAATGGAGAGGCATGGGCCACCGATAAGGATGGCATTATCCTGTGCCTGCTGGCGGCGGAAATGCTGGCGGTAACCGGTAAGGACCCAGGCCAGCATTACCAGCGCTTGACCAAAGAGCACGGCGAGCCGGCCTATCAGCGTATTGATGTGGCGGCCAGCGGGGCGCAAAAACAGTGTCTGGCGGCCATGACCGCCGAGGTGGTGACCTCCAAAGAGCTGGCCGGTGAACCCATTACCCGGGTATTAACCAAAGCGCCGGGCAATGATGCGGCGCTGGGCGGGGTGAAGGTGTGTACCGAGAATGGCTGGTTTGCAGCCAGGCCCTCAGGCACCGAGGCGGTGTATAAGATCTACGCCGAGAGTTTTAAGGGCCAGACTCATCTGGAGCAGTTGTTAACCGAAGCCCAGCAATTGGTGGCCAACGTGTTCGCCGAGGCGAATGTTTAA